In a genomic window of Paraburkholderia acidiphila:
- the cobA gene encoding uroporphyrinogen-III C-methyltransferase has product MTTGNEGKVTLVSAGPGDLDLLTLKAVKVLASADVVLLDDLANPEIVTLAPQARVIRVGKRGGCRSTPQAFIERLMQRYARRGLHVVRVKGGDALLFGRAGEELAALRNAGVTVEIVNGVSSAFAAAAGLGVSLTHRDHCQGVIFVTAHLRDHSEPDWQALAATGMTLAIYMGMSRIESLCATLAGTLPTTTPAAVVQWAGSANERRVAGTLGTIAAHASAAGLGSPAIILVGNAIAESASFGMHPHDKEIEAQRLSA; this is encoded by the coding sequence ATGACGACGGGCAACGAAGGTAAGGTCACGCTGGTGAGCGCGGGTCCGGGCGATCTCGACCTCCTCACCCTGAAGGCAGTGAAGGTGCTCGCGAGCGCCGACGTCGTGCTGCTCGACGATCTCGCGAACCCGGAGATCGTGACGCTCGCGCCGCAGGCCCGCGTGATCCGCGTGGGCAAGCGAGGCGGCTGCCGCTCCACGCCGCAAGCCTTCATCGAGCGCTTGATGCAGCGATACGCGCGCCGCGGCCTGCACGTCGTGCGCGTGAAAGGAGGTGACGCATTGCTGTTTGGTCGCGCGGGGGAAGAACTCGCGGCATTGCGCAACGCGGGCGTGACGGTGGAGATCGTCAACGGCGTTTCTTCGGCGTTTGCGGCGGCAGCCGGGCTCGGCGTCTCGCTCACGCACCGCGATCATTGCCAGGGCGTGATCTTCGTGACGGCGCACTTGCGCGACCACAGCGAGCCCGACTGGCAGGCACTCGCCGCAACAGGCATGACACTCGCCATCTATATGGGTATGAGCCGGATCGAATCGCTGTGCGCGACCCTCGCCGGCACACTCCCCACCACGACGCCCGCAGCCGTCGTGCAGTGGGCGGGCAGCGCAAACGAGCGCCGCGTAGCGGGCACGCTCGGCACCATCGCGGCGCACGCGAGCGCCGCTGGCCTTGGCAGCCCCGCCATCATTCTCGTGGGCAACGCGATTGCCGAGTCGGCTTCGTTCGGCATGCACCCGCATGACAAGGAAATCGAGGCACAACGACTGAGCGCGTAA
- a CDS encoding response regulator gives MKLLLVEENPGLSQWLVSLLRTENFTVDCVADGEAADLVLKSQHYDLVLLEMHLPRLSGMSVLMRLRRRRDNLPVLMMAAHGTIDDKVACFSAGADDYLVKPFDTRELLARIKALIRRQATDKAARLSCGDLHYRTDTRAFCHNDTALHLRRREHCILEALMLHQGRTVSKHTLMESLFGLDEEPSRDAIDIYIHRLRKRLATSSAQILTLRGLGYILRVKDAALLEPGTQPCLQTETK, from the coding sequence ATGAAGTTGTTGCTCGTCGAGGAAAATCCGGGGCTTTCCCAGTGGCTCGTCAGCCTGCTGCGCACGGAGAATTTCACCGTCGATTGTGTGGCCGACGGCGAAGCTGCGGATCTCGTGCTGAAGTCACAACACTACGACCTCGTGCTGCTCGAAATGCACTTGCCGCGCTTGAGCGGCATGAGCGTGCTCATGCGTTTGCGGCGCCGGCGCGACAACCTCCCCGTTCTGATGATGGCCGCGCATGGAACGATCGACGACAAGGTGGCCTGCTTCAGCGCAGGCGCCGACGACTACCTCGTCAAGCCCTTCGACACGCGCGAGCTGCTCGCACGCATCAAGGCGCTGATACGCCGCCAGGCCACCGACAAGGCAGCGCGCCTGAGCTGCGGCGACCTGCACTATCGTACGGACACGCGCGCCTTTTGCCACAACGACACGGCGCTGCATCTGCGTCGCCGCGAGCACTGCATTCTCGAGGCATTGATGCTCCATCAAGGCAGGACCGTTTCGAAGCACACGCTCATGGAAAGCCTATTCGGCCTCGATGAAGAACCGAGCCGGGACGCAATCGATATCTACATTCACCGCCTGCGCAAGCGTCTCGCAACCTCGAGCGCGCAGATCCTGACCTTGCGCGGACTCGGCTACATCCTGCGGGTGAAAGACGCCGCGCTGCTCGAACCGGGCACGCAGCCATGCCTGCAGACTGAAACCAAATGA
- a CDS encoding zinc-binding dehydrogenase yields MKAYVIEQPGGPEVLQMREIAPAAPGVDEVRIRVCAFGINRAEADLRAGRLGRLAGPVVPGIEAVGVVAEDPSKSFRVGERVATAMGGLQVARNGSYAEEVTVLRRNVVTLGSTSLPWEELATLPLAYLTAWGALAASLEAKAGQTLLVRGGTSAVGLAAIAYANAFGLNVLATTRSATHVERLYRAGAHEVLIDGGEIAAAVARECLHVDVALEIVSAANVRDTAKMVRPFGGVTVVGTLAGPPLLNAFDIARDLPPAVRLSFFTSELLGTKSLPLDYAPLRHIASGIAARRIASLHACTFEFDDLRKAHYLLESNRADGKIVVRL; encoded by the coding sequence ATGAAAGCCTACGTCATCGAACAACCCGGCGGCCCCGAGGTCCTGCAGATGCGCGAGATCGCACCGGCCGCGCCAGGCGTGGACGAGGTGCGCATTCGCGTATGCGCGTTCGGCATCAACCGCGCCGAAGCCGATTTGCGCGCGGGTCGCCTTGGGCGGCTTGCCGGCCCGGTGGTGCCCGGGATCGAGGCCGTGGGTGTGGTCGCGGAGGATCCTTCGAAGTCGTTCCGGGTCGGGGAACGCGTTGCCACCGCGATGGGCGGCTTGCAGGTCGCGCGCAACGGCAGCTATGCGGAGGAAGTCACGGTTTTACGGCGCAACGTCGTCACGCTCGGATCCACGAGCTTGCCATGGGAAGAACTCGCCACGCTGCCGCTCGCCTATCTCACGGCGTGGGGCGCGCTCGCGGCAAGCCTCGAAGCGAAGGCGGGGCAGACTTTGCTCGTGCGCGGCGGAACGTCCGCCGTGGGGCTCGCCGCGATCGCCTATGCGAACGCCTTCGGGCTCAATGTACTGGCTACGACACGTTCGGCAACGCACGTCGAACGCCTCTATCGTGCCGGTGCGCACGAAGTGCTGATCGATGGCGGAGAAATCGCCGCCGCGGTCGCGCGTGAGTGCCTGCACGTCGATGTCGCGCTCGAAATCGTCAGCGCGGCCAACGTGAGAGACACCGCCAAAATGGTGCGGCCGTTTGGCGGCGTGACCGTCGTCGGCACGCTGGCCGGGCCGCCTCTCCTCAATGCGTTCGATATTGCGCGCGATCTGCCGCCCGCGGTGCGGCTCAGCTTCTTTACGAGTGAACTGCTCGGCACGAAGTCGTTGCCACTCGACTATGCGCCGCTGCGCCATATCGCTTCGGGCATCGCTGCGCGCCGCATCGCGTCGCTTCACGCCTGCACCTTCGAGTTCGACGATCTCAGGAAAGCGCATTACCTGCTGGAAAGCAACCGCGCCGACGGCAAGATCGTCGTCCGGTTGTAG
- a CDS encoding MFS transporter: protein MKDLVSSLKSGNWRALIACFLYFDTGFTVWVMFGPLAPFIQKDIAMTPAELGLLVAVPVLGAAILRVTLGNLYQACDGRRVALMGIALSAIPAAVLLTMPGTPSYTLLLVLGVLLGVGGASFAVALPMAGSNYPPKVQGLVLGLAAAGNIGAVLDGFLFPGLASHYGWARATGAALPLLALAAIAVTFWARDLGQKSGSALKAFRSFGITLAGLIALVLAVHAGVFGAGKTGVLLLPVFGALLAIAVLPRHYRAVLTEGDTWVVMLVYSITFGGFVGMSSYISTLLISLYQVPKLEAGVVMSLLALTGAMVRPLGGLIADRISGVRALVVLLAAISVCDFAFALWMPPFATGIALLAFTYVCFGLGNGATFQLVARRWQGRTGLMSGIIGAAGGIGGFYLPVIMGIAKESTGSYQMGFATFGVIAAAAFGLVVLHRARWLEWALPQEPALAPAVVQGAQASASH from the coding sequence GTGAAAGACCTGGTAAGTTCGCTCAAGAGCGGTAACTGGCGCGCGCTGATCGCGTGTTTCCTGTACTTCGACACCGGCTTCACGGTGTGGGTGATGTTCGGCCCGCTCGCGCCTTTCATCCAGAAGGACATTGCGATGACGCCGGCCGAACTGGGCCTGCTCGTGGCGGTGCCTGTGCTCGGTGCGGCGATTTTGCGCGTGACGCTCGGCAATCTGTATCAAGCCTGCGACGGCCGCCGTGTCGCGCTGATGGGCATCGCGCTTTCCGCGATTCCCGCTGCCGTGCTGTTGACGATGCCGGGCACGCCGTCCTATACCTTGCTGCTCGTGCTTGGCGTGTTGCTCGGCGTGGGCGGCGCGAGCTTCGCGGTGGCGCTGCCGATGGCTGGCAGCAACTATCCGCCGAAGGTGCAGGGCCTCGTGCTGGGCCTCGCCGCAGCCGGCAATATCGGCGCCGTGCTCGACGGTTTCCTCTTTCCGGGCCTCGCCAGCCACTATGGCTGGGCGCGCGCCACGGGCGCGGCGCTGCCGCTGCTCGCGCTGGCCGCGATTGCCGTGACCTTCTGGGCCCGCGATCTCGGCCAGAAGTCCGGCAGCGCGCTGAAGGCATTCCGCTCGTTCGGTATCACGCTCGCTGGCCTGATCGCGCTCGTGCTCGCCGTGCACGCTGGCGTGTTCGGCGCGGGCAAGACGGGCGTGCTACTGCTGCCGGTGTTCGGCGCGCTGCTCGCCATTGCCGTGCTGCCGCGACACTATCGCGCGGTGCTCACGGAAGGCGACACGTGGGTCGTGATGCTCGTCTACAGCATCACGTTCGGGGGCTTTGTCGGCATGTCGTCCTATATCTCGACGCTGCTTATTTCGCTCTACCAGGTACCGAAGCTCGAAGCCGGCGTGGTGATGTCGCTGCTCGCGCTGACCGGCGCGATGGTGCGCCCGCTCGGTGGCCTGATCGCCGATCGTATTTCGGGCGTGCGTGCGCTCGTGGTGCTGCTCGCCGCGATCTCGGTGTGCGACTTTGCTTTCGCGCTGTGGATGCCGCCGTTCGCCACGGGTATTGCGCTGCTCGCGTTCACCTACGTGTGCTTCGGGCTTGGCAACGGTGCGACGTTCCAGCTCGTTGCGCGCCGCTGGCAGGGCCGCACCGGGCTGATGTCGGGCATCATTGGCGCCGCGGGCGGCATCGGCGGTTTCTATCTGCCGGTCATCATGGGCATCGCCAAGGAAAGTACCGGCAGCTACCAGATGGGCTTCGCGACGTTCGGCGTGATCGCCGCGGCCGCGTTCGGTCTGGTGGTGCTGCACCGCGCACGCTGGCTCGAATGGGCGCTGCCGCAAGAGCCTGCACTGGCACCGGCGGTCGTGCAGGGCGCGCAAGCGAGCGCAAGCCATTGA
- a CDS encoding type IV pili methyl-accepting chemotaxis transducer N-terminal domain-containing protein has protein sequence MNMRETTPDISAEIVGELINLAGRQRMLSQRVVLHALLGLRGDAGALVVARECLDTFAASHARLVEGDDHFPGVFSGALRELYFGARKADERIRTFTKLAAHACACLERSVEASTADRACEAAVTELTAAATPLLDLLQVLTQAYQDELRSVEAAAAKRQAGIVDELAAISLRANIVALNARVAAARAGQFGREFAVITAELAHVIGEMDRLVQGVVGKSETREAAPERHSGFRNQRMHARVAG, from the coding sequence ATGAATATGCGGGAAACGACACCTGACATCTCAGCGGAAATCGTCGGCGAGCTTATCAATCTGGCCGGGCGCCAGCGCATGCTCTCGCAGCGCGTCGTCCTGCACGCGTTGCTTGGCTTGCGTGGCGACGCCGGCGCGCTCGTCGTCGCGCGCGAATGCCTCGATACATTCGCGGCTTCGCACGCGCGGCTGGTAGAGGGTGACGACCACTTTCCCGGCGTATTTTCGGGCGCCTTGCGCGAACTCTATTTCGGCGCGCGCAAGGCCGACGAGCGCATTCGCACATTCACGAAACTCGCCGCGCATGCGTGCGCGTGCCTCGAACGCTCAGTCGAGGCATCGACAGCCGATCGCGCCTGCGAGGCAGCCGTGACGGAACTCACCGCCGCCGCCACGCCGCTGCTCGACCTGCTGCAAGTGCTTACCCAGGCGTACCAGGACGAATTGCGCAGCGTGGAAGCGGCGGCGGCGAAGCGCCAGGCAGGCATTGTCGATGAGCTCGCCGCCATTTCCCTGCGTGCAAACATCGTCGCGCTCAATGCGCGTGTCGCGGCCGCACGCGCCGGCCAGTTCGGCCGCGAATTCGCGGTGATCACGGCGGAACTGGCGCACGTGATAGGCGAAATGGACCGGCTCGTGCAAGGCGTGGTCGGAAAGTCCGAAACGCGTGAGGCCGCACCCGAACGACATTCTGGATTCCGAAATCAACGGATGCATGCCCGCGTTGCGGGTTGA
- a CDS encoding AI-2E family transporter: MLLPTTSTPKAQSRDLLDVLIRAALIAVLAMFCFRIFAPFLDLMVWSVILAVTLYPLQVKLQRSFPHKDGVIASLIILVAFGVILAPTWLLGVAVADSIDHVISVAKSGTFHIPPPDGSIAHWPIVGQRVYDFWMQASTDITGLVQRFAPQLKAAGLALLGTLTGLGAALLVFFVSLIIAGILMAHGDNGHRSTVLIASRISGPENGPQIADLCTATIRAVAQGVVGIAFIQMVLIGVGFIVMGIPGAGLLALAVLLIGIMQLPATLITVPVIIFVIMTQGVSTATIVFSVYEFVAGLADNVLKPLLLGRGVAVPMPVVLIGAIGGMVTGGVIGLFIGPVMLAVGYQLFWRWVKDQPQPERTREEQQA; encoded by the coding sequence ATGCTGTTGCCCACTACGTCAACGCCAAAGGCGCAGTCCCGGGATTTGCTCGATGTCCTGATCCGCGCCGCGCTGATTGCCGTCCTGGCGATGTTTTGCTTTCGCATCTTCGCCCCGTTCCTCGACCTCATGGTCTGGTCCGTGATTCTCGCGGTCACGCTTTATCCGCTGCAAGTGAAGCTGCAGCGTAGCTTCCCTCACAAAGATGGAGTCATCGCCTCGCTCATCATTCTCGTGGCGTTCGGCGTGATCCTCGCGCCAACCTGGCTGCTGGGCGTCGCCGTGGCCGATTCGATCGACCATGTCATCAGCGTTGCGAAGAGCGGGACGTTTCATATTCCGCCGCCCGACGGCTCGATCGCTCACTGGCCCATTGTCGGCCAGCGCGTATACGACTTCTGGATGCAGGCGTCGACCGACATCACCGGTCTCGTGCAGCGGTTCGCGCCGCAACTGAAGGCGGCCGGTCTCGCGCTGCTCGGCACGCTCACCGGCCTGGGCGCCGCATTGCTCGTTTTCTTCGTATCCCTGATCATTGCGGGCATTCTCATGGCGCACGGCGACAACGGCCACCGCAGCACGGTGTTGATCGCCTCGCGCATTTCCGGCCCGGAAAACGGCCCGCAGATCGCCGACCTTTGCACGGCAACGATACGCGCCGTCGCTCAAGGCGTGGTGGGGATCGCGTTCATCCAGATGGTGTTGATCGGCGTTGGCTTCATCGTGATGGGCATTCCCGGCGCGGGCCTGCTCGCGTTGGCCGTGCTGCTGATCGGCATCATGCAGTTGCCTGCCACGCTCATCACTGTGCCCGTCATCATCTTCGTGATCATGACACAGGGTGTGAGCACAGCGACGATCGTCTTCTCCGTCTACGAGTTCGTTGCAGGTCTCGCCGACAACGTGCTCAAGCCCTTGCTGCTTGGCCGCGGCGTGGCCGTGCCGATGCCCGTGGTATTGATCGGCGCGATTGGCGGCATGGTCACGGGTGGCGTGATCGGCCTGTTCATCGGACCCGTGATGCTCGCCGTTGGCTATCAACTGTTCTGGCGTTGGGTGAAAGACCAGCCTCAACCCGAACGCACACGAGAAGAGCAGCAGGCTTGA
- a CDS encoding TolC family protein, whose product MFLCERPHWLPLGACCICTLLNACMHVGPDFQPQHESWTEHWSSASIDQVTVIAAQPSEPPDARQWWRVFGDDNLEQLIAAADADNGDLKIAALRVIEARAQLGIALAGRYPQVQQANADVLASARKRHDGFDPRSGAYFQYGLGFSIGWELDFWGRFSRAIESADASFFAAQDNREDALVLIHAQVADTYFTLRTTEARLRIARENAQLQKRSYDITQKLFKSGETDELDLQQAKTQYLGTLSSIPVFESQIAVARHALCVLLGRPPGPLPELDAQPAKAGFVPLVNRAVLQDVPAKLLLRRPDVRAAEQQMAAQSALIGVAKADLYPSISLVGSLVWSASSLAGAPNTLAVVGGPSITWNVFDHGRITNNVRVQDARLQQLIVAYQETVREAAREADDAATALSAALQRDTILHDAQGAAQRSLTLANTIYREGYSDFQRVLDAQRALSAQQDAFVVNRGNAVSSLIALYKAVDGGWDLPQPLIDPATRAQMQRRTDWGDLLDEPAPPSAARRPGNPPEGPTQ is encoded by the coding sequence GTGTTCCTCTGCGAGCGCCCGCACTGGCTCCCGCTCGGTGCCTGTTGCATCTGCACGCTGCTGAACGCGTGCATGCATGTGGGCCCCGACTTCCAGCCGCAACACGAAAGCTGGACAGAGCATTGGAGCAGCGCGTCGATCGATCAGGTCACGGTGATCGCTGCTCAACCCAGTGAGCCGCCCGACGCGCGGCAATGGTGGCGCGTCTTCGGCGACGACAACCTCGAACAGCTGATTGCCGCGGCCGATGCCGACAACGGCGACCTGAAAATCGCGGCATTGCGCGTGATCGAAGCGCGTGCCCAGCTGGGCATCGCGCTCGCGGGCCGTTATCCTCAGGTGCAGCAGGCCAACGCCGACGTGCTGGCCTCTGCGCGCAAGCGCCACGATGGTTTCGACCCGCGTTCGGGTGCGTACTTTCAGTACGGCCTGGGTTTCAGCATTGGCTGGGAGCTGGACTTCTGGGGCCGCTTCAGCCGCGCGATCGAATCAGCCGACGCCTCGTTCTTCGCCGCCCAGGACAACCGCGAAGACGCACTCGTGCTCATTCACGCGCAAGTCGCGGACACCTATTTCACGCTGCGCACGACCGAAGCACGCTTGCGTATTGCACGCGAGAACGCGCAATTGCAAAAACGCAGCTACGACATCACGCAAAAGCTCTTCAAGAGTGGCGAAACCGACGAGCTCGATCTCCAGCAAGCGAAAACTCAGTACCTCGGCACGCTGAGCAGTATTCCCGTTTTCGAGAGCCAGATCGCCGTGGCGCGCCACGCGCTCTGCGTGCTGCTTGGGCGCCCGCCGGGCCCGCTGCCGGAGCTCGACGCACAGCCGGCCAAAGCTGGCTTCGTCCCGCTCGTCAACCGTGCCGTGCTTCAGGATGTGCCCGCGAAGCTGTTGCTGCGTCGCCCGGATGTGCGCGCGGCGGAGCAACAGATGGCCGCGCAATCGGCGCTGATCGGCGTGGCGAAGGCCGATCTGTACCCGTCGATTTCCCTCGTCGGCTCGCTCGTGTGGAGCGCCAGTTCGCTTGCCGGTGCGCCGAACACGCTTGCCGTGGTGGGCGGCCCGAGCATCACCTGGAACGTGTTCGACCACGGGCGCATTACGAACAACGTGCGCGTGCAGGACGCGCGCTTGCAGCAGTTGATCGTGGCGTATCAGGAAACGGTGCGCGAAGCGGCGCGCGAGGCCGACGACGCCGCTACGGCGCTGAGCGCGGCACTGCAGCGCGATACGATCCTGCACGACGCGCAAGGCGCAGCACAGCGCTCGCTCACGCTCGCCAATACGATCTACCGCGAAGGGTACTCGGACTTTCAGCGTGTGCTCGACGCGCAGCGCGCACTTTCCGCGCAGCAGGACGCTTTCGTCGTCAATCGCGGCAACGCCGTGAGCAGCCTGATCGCGCTGTACAAGGCCGTGGATGGCGGCTGGGATCTACCGCAACCGCTCATCGACCCCGCCACGCGCGCGCAAATGCAGCGGCGCACGGACTGGGGCGACCTGCTCGACGAACCGGCGCCACCCTCTGCCGCGCGGCGTCCCGGCAATCCACCGGAGGGGCCGACACAATGA
- a CDS encoding HlyD family secretion protein — protein sequence MSSASDPSSTPQAPPPASDPSGKAIKWIVILVAISLIWYLLADRFTPYTQQARVAAYVVPVAAEVSGRVTRVLVHNNQEVNAGDVLFEIDNTQYRIAADRARADLESTRRQIGASTAGIESAQASLRAALANEVKARQDSDRLERLYREDEGTVSLRRLEVARATHEQAQSQVESARAEVERAREQQGGNETENAQLRSAAGALEKAELDLANTRIRARSSGVITDLRTEVGQFAAAGNPVMTLIAIHDVWVSADMTENNLGHLHADTPVAIALDALPGEVFAGRIRSIGYGVSVGQSTPPGTLPTVQNSRDWLRPAQRFPVIVEFDDDERARLRNVRVGGQAEVMAFPGAGNPLNPLGRVFLRVMSWLAYLY from the coding sequence ATGAGCAGCGCGTCCGATCCTTCGAGCACGCCGCAGGCGCCGCCGCCGGCTTCCGATCCGTCCGGCAAAGCGATCAAGTGGATCGTCATCCTTGTCGCCATCAGCCTGATCTGGTACCTGCTCGCCGACCGCTTCACGCCCTATACGCAGCAGGCGCGTGTAGCGGCCTACGTCGTGCCCGTTGCGGCCGAAGTGTCGGGACGCGTGACGCGCGTGCTCGTGCACAACAACCAGGAGGTGAACGCGGGCGACGTGCTGTTCGAAATCGACAATACGCAATATCGCATCGCCGCCGACCGCGCGCGCGCCGACCTCGAATCCACGCGGCGGCAGATCGGTGCGAGCACTGCCGGTATCGAATCGGCGCAAGCCTCCTTGCGTGCGGCCCTCGCCAACGAAGTCAAGGCACGCCAGGACAGCGACCGGCTGGAACGGCTGTATCGCGAAGACGAGGGCACCGTCTCGCTGCGCCGGCTCGAAGTGGCGCGCGCCACCCACGAGCAGGCGCAAAGCCAGGTCGAAAGTGCCCGGGCCGAAGTCGAGCGCGCGCGCGAGCAGCAAGGCGGCAACGAAACGGAAAATGCGCAGTTGCGCAGCGCGGCCGGCGCGCTCGAAAAAGCCGAACTCGATCTCGCGAATACGCGCATTCGCGCGCGCTCGAGCGGCGTCATCACCGACCTGCGCACCGAGGTCGGACAGTTCGCGGCGGCGGGCAATCCGGTCATGACACTGATCGCCATTCACGATGTCTGGGTCAGCGCGGACATGACGGAGAACAATCTGGGCCACTTGCATGCGGACACGCCCGTCGCCATCGCACTGGACGCGCTGCCGGGCGAAGTGTTCGCGGGACGCATCCGCAGCATCGGCTATGGCGTAAGCGTTGGCCAAAGCACGCCGCCCGGCACTCTGCCCACCGTGCAGAACAGCCGCGACTGGCTGCGGCCCGCGCAACGCTTTCCCGTGATCGTCGAGTTCGACGACGACGAGCGCGCACGGCTGCGCAACGTTCGTGTGGGCGGCCAGGCCGAAGTGATGGCGTTTCCGGGTGCAGGCAACCCGCTCAATCCGCTCGGCCGCGTGTTCCTGCGCGTGATGAGCTGGCTCGCCTACCTCTACTGA
- a CDS encoding DUF2955 domain-containing protein, with translation MQTRPSPPGRRALRLASGTALTLAASFALDLPIPVVAPVLAVFLLATQNQPLSLKAAFALALVVAGTTSSGLLLVPVLRYYPFAGVLLVGLCLFLAFRAGLRGGNNLVATFLAAGLTMISAAGVADQQLASTVVGALVKGLLLAVLVSILSHALFPETGPVPAKPAARVMQRETASRIALQAALVVMPAWLLAMNDPASYMPIIMKSVSLGRQTCTTSARGAARELLGSTALGGLLAVAFWFALRLFVNIWMFYLWMLLFGLLVARKLYRIRPTRYSPGFWLNSLVTMIILLGQSVQDSVAGKDVYRAFAVRMALFLAVTAYACLMLQIVERFAQRGRASLERNTP, from the coding sequence ATGCAAACGCGCCCATCGCCTCCCGGCCGCCGCGCGCTGCGCCTCGCCAGTGGCACGGCGCTCACCCTTGCCGCCAGTTTCGCGCTCGACTTGCCGATTCCTGTGGTGGCGCCGGTCCTCGCCGTCTTTCTGCTGGCCACGCAGAACCAGCCGTTATCGTTGAAAGCGGCGTTTGCTCTCGCACTGGTCGTTGCGGGCACAACGAGCAGCGGCCTGTTGCTCGTTCCTGTGCTGCGCTATTACCCGTTCGCCGGCGTGCTGCTCGTCGGCCTTTGCCTCTTCCTTGCGTTTCGCGCCGGCCTGCGCGGCGGCAACAACCTCGTGGCGACGTTCCTCGCGGCGGGTCTCACGATGATTTCCGCCGCAGGTGTGGCCGACCAGCAATTGGCCTCCACGGTGGTCGGCGCGCTCGTAAAAGGACTGCTGCTCGCCGTGCTCGTTTCGATCCTGAGCCACGCCCTGTTTCCCGAGACCGGACCTGTACCCGCCAAACCCGCGGCGCGCGTCATGCAGCGGGAGACGGCATCGCGCATCGCGTTGCAGGCCGCACTCGTGGTTATGCCCGCCTGGCTGCTGGCGATGAACGACCCCGCGAGCTACATGCCGATCATCATGAAGTCCGTGAGCCTGGGCAGGCAAACGTGCACTACGTCGGCACGCGGCGCGGCGCGCGAGTTGCTCGGCTCCACGGCGCTCGGCGGGCTACTCGCCGTCGCGTTCTGGTTCGCGCTCAGGCTCTTCGTGAATATCTGGATGTTCTATCTGTGGATGCTGCTGTTCGGCTTGCTCGTGGCACGCAAGCTGTATCGCATCCGTCCGACGCGCTACTCGCCCGGTTTCTGGCTGAACAGCCTGGTCACCATGATCATTCTGCTGGGTCAGTCTGTCCAGGATAGCGTGGCTGGCAAGGACGTTTACCGCGCATTCGCCGTGCGCATGGCGCTCTTTCTTGCCGTCACGGCTTACGCGTGCCTGATGCTGCAGATCGTCGAGCGGTTCGCGCAGCGCGGCCGCGCATCGCTCGAGAGGAATACACCATGA
- a CDS encoding NAD(P)H-dependent oxidoreductase, with protein sequence MNILLVYAHPEPKSLNGALRDFTVERLEAAGHAVQVSDLYAMSWKATLDAQDSRERRGDAPFHPSLDSKHAFENGVQAADIAREQERLVWADTLILQFPLWWFSMPAILKGWVERVFAYGFAYGVGEHSDVRWGDRYGEGTLAGKRAMLVVTMGGWASHYGPRGVNGPIDDILFPIHHGVLYYPGYDVLPPFLVYRTGRMDDARYAQTLDALGKRLDALAHTAPIAFRKQNGGAYEIPALTLREDVAPERTGFAAHVA encoded by the coding sequence ATGAATATCCTGCTTGTTTATGCCCATCCTGAACCGAAGTCGCTCAACGGCGCGCTCAGGGACTTTACCGTCGAGCGTCTAGAGGCGGCGGGTCACGCCGTTCAGGTGTCGGACCTCTACGCCATGAGCTGGAAAGCGACGCTCGATGCGCAGGACAGCCGCGAGCGCCGGGGCGACGCGCCGTTTCATCCGTCGCTCGATTCGAAGCATGCTTTCGAAAACGGCGTTCAGGCAGCGGACATCGCGCGAGAGCAGGAGCGGCTTGTGTGGGCCGATACGCTCATCCTGCAGTTTCCGCTCTGGTGGTTCTCCATGCCTGCCATCCTCAAGGGCTGGGTGGAGCGTGTTTTTGCGTACGGCTTCGCCTATGGCGTGGGCGAGCACTCCGATGTGCGGTGGGGAGACCGCTATGGCGAAGGCACGCTCGCCGGCAAGCGCGCGATGCTCGTCGTGACGATGGGCGGTTGGGCGTCGCACTACGGGCCGCGTGGCGTGAACGGGCCAATCGACGACATTCTCTTCCCGATCCATCATGGCGTGCTTTACTACCCGGGCTACGACGTGCTGCCGCCGTTTCTCGTGTACCGCACGGGGCGCATGGACGACGCGCGCTACGCGCAAACGCTCGACGCGCTCGGCAAGCGCCTCGATGCGCTGGCGCACACAGCGCCCATCGCGTTTCGCAAACAGAACGGCGGTGCATATGAAATTCCGGCGCTCACGCTGCGTGAAGACGTTGCGCCGGAACGCACGGGGTTTGCGGCGCATGTAGCTTGA